A single region of the Nocardioides aurantiacus genome encodes:
- a CDS encoding Trp biosynthesis-associated membrane protein, with protein MSTPTPDPAVPPRSRRSRGGFGPVVLLGLASAALAALACSRPWVALEGTGARGTTDGGALPGTSVAADAGTTYPLASAVSLVLLAAWGVLLVTRARVRRGFAVLAALAAVGLLATVVTGGLTLPGTAGDDLATSLGRPGAAAGLTGWFWTSLVAAVVAVVPALVAVRRVPSWPEMGARYDAPADAAAAARERGPATEQELWKALDEGRDPTDPERGVGDEGRAP; from the coding sequence GTGAGCACGCCCACGCCCGACCCGGCGGTGCCGCCGCGGTCCCGCAGGTCCCGGGGCGGCTTCGGGCCCGTGGTGCTGCTGGGCCTCGCCAGCGCCGCCCTCGCGGCGCTGGCGTGCTCGCGCCCCTGGGTGGCCCTGGAGGGCACCGGCGCCCGCGGCACGACCGACGGGGGAGCGCTCCCGGGCACCTCGGTGGCGGCCGACGCCGGCACGACGTACCCCCTCGCCTCGGCCGTCAGCCTCGTGCTGCTCGCTGCCTGGGGCGTGCTGCTCGTCACGCGGGCCCGGGTGCGCCGCGGCTTCGCGGTGCTCGCGGCCCTGGCCGCGGTCGGGCTGCTGGCCACGGTGGTCACCGGGGGACTCACCCTGCCGGGCACCGCGGGCGACGACCTCGCGACCTCCCTCGGCCGTCCCGGTGCCGCGGCCGGCCTGACCGGGTGGTTCTGGACCAGCCTCGTGGCGGCCGTCGTCGCCGTGGTCCCGGCGCTGGTCGCGGTGCGACGGGTGCCGTCCTGGCCCGAGATGGGCGCGCGGTACGACGCCCCGGCCGACGCGGCCGCCGCCGCCCGCGAGCGCGGCCCGGCCACCGAGCAGGAGCTGTGGAAGGCCCTCGACGAGGGACGCGACCCCACCGACCCCGAACGTGGCGTCGGCGACGAGGGCCGCGCCCCCTAG
- the hisI gene encoding phosphoribosyl-AMP cyclohydrolase, whose product MSTPSPTPTDPSAAPSLDPAVADRLRRNDQGLVPAVVQQHDTGEVLMLGWMDDEALRRTLTTGRGTYWSRSRQEYWVKGETSGHTQRVVEVRLDCDGDTLLVKVDQHGPACHTGDRTCFDAALLPLTGPTG is encoded by the coding sequence GTGAGCACTCCGTCCCCGACCCCGACCGACCCGTCTGCTGCGCCCTCCCTGGACCCCGCCGTGGCCGACCGGCTGCGCCGCAACGACCAGGGCCTGGTGCCCGCGGTGGTGCAGCAGCACGACACCGGCGAGGTGCTGATGCTCGGCTGGATGGACGACGAGGCGCTGCGCCGCACGCTCACCACCGGCCGCGGGACCTACTGGTCGCGCAGCCGCCAGGAGTACTGGGTCAAGGGCGAGACATCCGGCCACACCCAGCGGGTGGTCGAGGTGCGGCTGGACTGCGACGGCGACACCCTGCTGGTCAAGGTCGACCAGCACGGACCGGCCTGCCACACCGGCGACCGCACCTGCTTCGACGCCGCGCTGCTGCCGCTGACCGGCCCGACGGGGTGA
- a CDS encoding ABC transporter ATP-binding protein, which translates to MSSPSPAAVPDAASAAGPAPASRPRRAGSSLGSGFRVLGVAIRREPWVFTLSTLGSVLFGALTVADAWVLGWATDHVLLPAFDTGTTTTRGLVAIVALFVGVAILRAVGIVARRLGAGIMQYRMQAAYRREVTRQYLTLPMSWHGKHPTGELLSNANSDVEAAWAPIAPLPMAVGTLAMMVIAVAQMLLTDLVMAVVGLLVFPLVMLANVAFQRRSSPIFTRIQALRAELSEVAHESFDGGMVVKTLGREEQETARFAAKASVLREEGIRAGRIRAAFDPFLEGLPNLGVLAVLGVGAARVGSGDAGAGDVVTVAYLLTIVAFPIRSIGWLLGEFPRSVVGYDRVHRVLDVVSETSYGTTRLEPSASGARLEVDALDYRHDPQQRLLEQLSFDLAPGRTVAVVGATASGKTTLTSLVTRLVDPVAGTLRLDGADLRDLAPGELAEHVALVPQSAFLFDDTVRGNVTLGTEVPDEEVWAALRTAQADGFVAALPHGLDSRLGERGTSLSGGQRQRLSLARALLRRPRLLVLDDATSAVDPEVEARILAAIRQRGGGTTMLVVAYRKATISLADEVLFLEGGRITDRGTHAELLTRNPAYAHLVNAYETEVPGAPGSPGAEHAEEVSR; encoded by the coding sequence GTGTCGAGTCCCTCACCTGCCGCCGTCCCCGACGCGGCCTCCGCCGCCGGACCCGCCCCGGCGTCCCGCCCCCGACGGGCGGGCTCCAGCCTGGGGTCGGGCTTCCGTGTCCTCGGTGTCGCCATCCGGCGCGAGCCCTGGGTCTTCACCCTCTCCACGCTCGGGAGCGTGCTCTTCGGAGCGCTCACCGTGGCCGACGCCTGGGTGCTGGGGTGGGCCACGGACCACGTCCTCCTCCCGGCGTTCGACACCGGGACCACCACCACCCGGGGCCTGGTCGCCATCGTCGCGCTGTTCGTCGGGGTGGCCATCCTGCGGGCGGTCGGCATCGTCGCCCGGCGGCTCGGGGCCGGCATCATGCAGTACCGCATGCAGGCGGCCTACCGGCGCGAGGTGACCCGGCAGTACCTCACGCTGCCGATGTCGTGGCACGGCAAGCACCCGACCGGCGAGCTGCTGTCCAACGCCAACTCCGACGTCGAGGCGGCATGGGCGCCGATCGCGCCGCTGCCGATGGCGGTCGGCACGCTGGCGATGATGGTGATCGCGGTCGCCCAGATGCTGCTGACCGACCTGGTGATGGCCGTGGTGGGCCTGCTGGTGTTCCCCCTGGTGATGCTGGCCAACGTCGCGTTCCAGCGGCGCTCGTCGCCGATCTTCACGCGCATCCAGGCGCTGCGGGCCGAGCTGAGCGAGGTGGCCCACGAGTCGTTCGACGGCGGCATGGTCGTGAAGACCCTGGGCCGCGAGGAGCAGGAGACCGCGCGGTTCGCGGCCAAGGCCTCGGTGCTGCGCGAGGAGGGCATCCGGGCCGGGCGCATCCGCGCCGCCTTCGACCCGTTCCTGGAGGGCCTGCCCAACCTCGGCGTGCTCGCGGTGCTCGGCGTCGGCGCTGCCCGTGTCGGCTCCGGCGACGCCGGGGCGGGCGACGTCGTGACGGTCGCCTACCTGCTCACCATCGTGGCCTTCCCGATCCGCTCGATCGGCTGGCTGCTGGGGGAGTTCCCCCGGTCGGTCGTGGGCTACGACCGCGTCCACCGGGTGCTCGACGTCGTGAGCGAGACCTCCTACGGCACGACGCGGCTGGAGCCGTCGGCGTCCGGCGCCCGCCTCGAGGTCGACGCCCTGGACTACCGCCACGACCCGCAGCAGCGGCTGCTCGAGCAGCTGAGCTTCGACCTGGCCCCCGGGCGCACCGTCGCGGTCGTGGGCGCCACCGCGTCCGGCAAGACCACGCTGACCTCGCTGGTCACCCGCCTGGTCGACCCGGTCGCCGGCACGCTGCGGCTCGACGGCGCCGACCTGCGCGACCTGGCCCCCGGCGAGCTGGCCGAGCACGTCGCGCTGGTCCCGCAGAGCGCCTTCCTCTTCGACGACACCGTGCGCGGCAACGTCACGCTCGGCACCGAGGTGCCCGACGAGGAGGTCTGGGCGGCGCTGCGCACCGCCCAGGCCGACGGCTTCGTCGCCGCCCTGCCCCACGGCCTCGACAGCCGGCTGGGGGAGCGCGGCACCTCGCTGTCGGGTGGGCAGCGCCAGCGGCTCTCGCTGGCCCGCGCCCTGCTGCGGCGCCCGCGCCTGCTCGTCCTCGACGACGCCACCTCCGCGGTCGACCCGGAGGTCGAGGCCCGCATCCTGGCCGCGATCCGCCAGCGCGGCGGCGGCACCACGATGCTGGTCGTGGCCTACCGCAAGGCCACCATCTCCCTGGCCGACGAGGTGCTGTTCCTCGAGGGCGGCCGGATCACCGACCGGGGCACCCACGCCGAGCTGCTGACCCGCAACCCGGCGTACGCCCACCTGGTCAACGCCTACGAGACCGAGGTCCCCGGCGCGCCCGGGAGCCCGGGCGCCGAGCACGCCGAGGAGGTGTCGCGGTGA
- a CDS encoding DUF2752 domain-containing protein — protein sequence MRPGEAPGRARRLRAPLLTAGAVGLAVAALAVRDPHTQGSWGTCPYLAATGLYCPGCGILRGVHDVAHGDPGAALSSNLVFFGLVAPVLVLAWALWTRRAWTGRPRAGVRPGRVARTSLVVAAVLLTLVFTVARNTPQGAWLAP from the coding sequence GTGCGTCCCGGTGAGGCACCCGGTCGTGCCCGACGCCTGCGGGCGCCGCTGCTCACCGCCGGCGCGGTCGGTCTGGCCGTCGCCGCGCTCGCGGTGCGCGACCCGCACACCCAGGGCAGCTGGGGCACCTGCCCCTACCTCGCGGCCACCGGCTTGTACTGCCCGGGCTGCGGCATCCTGCGAGGCGTCCACGACGTCGCCCACGGCGACCCTGGCGCCGCGCTGAGCAGCAACCTCGTCTTCTTCGGCCTCGTCGCCCCGGTCCTGGTCCTGGCCTGGGCGCTGTGGACGCGTCGCGCGTGGACCGGCCGTCCCCGCGCCGGGGTGCGCCCGGGGCGGGTCGCCCGCACCTCACTCGTCGTGGCGGCGGTGCTGCTGACCCTCGTCTTCACCGTGGCGCGCAACACCCCCCAGGGTGCGTGGCTCGCTCCCTGA
- a CDS encoding TIGR03085 family metal-binding protein → MEPLSRSERAALCNSALEAGESAPTLCGGWDVKDLVVHLLVRERHPVGAAGIVVPPLAGLTARTSRRLARQDFTALVERVRGGPPLWSPTAVPALDRAANSLEFLVHHEDVRRAQPGWEPRELAEAEQRAVWRSLAVAGKGLVRAAGVPVELRWPGAGHDGEDRTATLRAGQDPVVVTGEPVELALLLFGRDQHRGLRFAGPPDGVRRLRGSDLGF, encoded by the coding sequence ATGGAACCCCTGTCCCGTTCCGAACGGGCCGCGCTGTGCAACTCCGCCCTCGAGGCAGGTGAGTCCGCCCCCACGCTGTGCGGCGGGTGGGACGTGAAGGACCTCGTCGTGCACCTGCTGGTGCGCGAGCGTCACCCGGTCGGTGCCGCGGGGATCGTCGTGCCGCCGCTCGCGGGGCTGACCGCACGCACCTCGCGACGCCTCGCCCGGCAGGACTTCACCGCCCTCGTCGAGCGGGTGCGCGGGGGGCCGCCGCTGTGGTCGCCGACGGCGGTGCCGGCCCTGGACCGCGCCGCCAACAGCCTGGAGTTCCTGGTCCACCACGAGGACGTCCGCCGGGCGCAGCCCGGCTGGGAGCCGCGCGAGCTGGCCGAGGCCGAGCAGCGGGCGGTGTGGAGGTCGCTGGCGGTGGCGGGCAAGGGCCTGGTCCGCGCCGCGGGCGTGCCCGTCGAGCTGCGCTGGCCCGGCGCCGGCCACGACGGTGAGGACCGCACCGCGACGCTGCGCGCCGGTCAGGACCCGGTGGTGGTCACCGGGGAACCCGTCGAGCTCGCGCTGCTGCTCTTCGGTCGCGACCAGCACCGCGGGCTGCGGTTCGCCGGCCCGCCGGACGGCGTGCGCCGCCTGCGCGGCAGCGACCTGGGGTTCTAG
- a CDS encoding HGxxPAAW family protein — protein sequence MSDSHGNTPAAWTAVTIGLLAFTVGGIGLVIGSMLVFWIGVALAPVALVAGAVMTKVGLGGRDHSTERQVDRGREKAH from the coding sequence ATGTCCGACAGCCACGGCAACACCCCGGCGGCCTGGACGGCCGTGACGATCGGGCTGCTCGCCTTCACCGTCGGCGGCATCGGGCTCGTCATCGGGAGCATGCTCGTCTTCTGGATCGGCGTCGCGCTGGCCCCGGTCGCGCTCGTCGCCGGCGCGGTGATGACCAAGGTCGGCCTCGGCGGCCGCGACCACAGCACCGAGCGTCAGGTCGACCGCGGTCGGGAGAAGGCGCACTGA
- a CDS encoding ABC transporter ATP-binding protein → MSTTTDEPTAPEELTSAGTTMDSGEDIGAWATIRSGLRHSPELAQGFRVTLLLALLGTAGRVVVPISVQQTLDRGINAPGGIDFGFVSLMAALAATAIVVTGLSSYLMTARLFTAAERGLATLRVKAFRHVHDLPLLTQNTERRGALVSRVTSDVDQVSQFVVFGGIFGIISVGQVLLATVVMLVYSWELTLLVWVAFAPLFISLRYFQKRLSAAYGVVRRSVGTMLSVISEPVVGAVTVRSYAIEGRTQDRIDDAIRVNQVAATRAQGLTAVSFSLGGLSAGLANAGVLVVGILLGLAGDITSGQVLAFAFLVTLFVGPVQMGTQVLTDAQNAIAGWRRVIGILDTPADLDDPGPRGSSLPRGAMDVAFEDVSFGYPSGPLVLRDVDEHLASGSRVAVVGETGSGKTTFAKLLTRLMDPTSGRVLLDGIDVREVEFASLRRRVVLVPQEGFLFDSTLLDNARYGDLDATREQVRAAATELGLGDWLDGLPHGLDTRVGQRGEALSAGERQLVALLRAHLADPDLLVLDEATSAVDPALEMRIARALEHLMSGRTSVTIAHRLSTAEQADEVIVFDRGRVVQRGHHTVLVGERTEDGAPSVYARLHASWVAQQSL, encoded by the coding sequence GTGAGCACGACGACCGACGAGCCGACCGCTCCCGAGGAGCTGACCTCGGCCGGCACCACGATGGACAGTGGCGAGGACATCGGGGCCTGGGCGACCATCCGCAGCGGCCTGCGGCACTCCCCGGAGCTGGCCCAGGGGTTCCGCGTCACCCTGCTGCTGGCCCTGCTCGGCACCGCCGGGCGCGTCGTGGTCCCGATCTCGGTGCAGCAGACCCTCGACCGGGGCATCAACGCCCCCGGCGGCATCGACTTCGGCTTCGTCTCGCTGATGGCGGCGCTCGCCGCGACCGCCATCGTCGTCACCGGGCTGTCGTCCTACCTCATGACGGCCCGGCTGTTCACCGCCGCCGAGCGTGGCCTGGCCACGCTGCGGGTCAAGGCGTTCCGCCACGTCCACGACCTGCCGCTGCTGACCCAGAACACCGAGCGCCGCGGTGCCCTGGTCTCCCGCGTCACCAGCGACGTCGACCAGGTCTCGCAGTTCGTCGTCTTCGGCGGCATCTTCGGCATCATCAGCGTCGGCCAGGTGCTGCTCGCCACCGTCGTGATGCTCGTCTACTCCTGGGAGCTCACGCTGCTCGTGTGGGTGGCGTTCGCCCCGCTGTTCATCTCGCTGCGCTACTTCCAGAAGCGGCTCTCCGCGGCGTACGGCGTGGTCCGCCGCTCGGTCGGCACGATGCTCTCGGTCATCTCCGAGCCCGTCGTCGGCGCCGTCACCGTCCGCAGCTACGCCATCGAGGGCCGCACCCAGGACCGCATCGACGACGCCATCCGGGTCAACCAGGTCGCGGCCACCCGGGCGCAGGGGCTCACCGCCGTCTCGTTCTCGCTCGGCGGGCTGTCCGCGGGCCTGGCCAACGCGGGGGTGCTCGTCGTCGGCATCCTGCTCGGCCTGGCCGGTGACATCACCTCGGGCCAGGTCCTCGCGTTCGCCTTCCTGGTGACCCTGTTCGTCGGCCCGGTCCAGATGGGCACCCAGGTGCTCACCGACGCCCAGAACGCCATCGCGGGCTGGCGCCGCGTGATCGGCATCCTCGACACCCCCGCCGACCTCGACGACCCCGGTCCGCGCGGCAGCTCGCTGCCGCGCGGGGCGATGGACGTCGCGTTCGAGGACGTCTCGTTCGGCTACCCGAGCGGGCCGCTCGTGCTGCGCGACGTCGACGAGCACCTCGCCTCCGGCAGCCGGGTGGCGGTCGTGGGGGAGACCGGCTCGGGAAAGACCACCTTCGCCAAGCTGCTCACCCGGCTGATGGACCCCACCTCGGGGCGGGTGCTGCTCGACGGCATCGACGTGCGCGAGGTCGAGTTCGCCTCGCTGCGCCGCCGGGTCGTGCTGGTGCCGCAGGAGGGGTTCCTCTTCGACTCCACGCTGCTCGACAACGCGCGCTACGGCGACCTCGACGCCACCCGCGAGCAGGTGCGTGCGGCGGCGACCGAGCTCGGGCTGGGCGACTGGCTCGACGGGCTGCCCCACGGGCTCGACACCCGCGTCGGCCAGCGGGGCGAGGCGCTCTCGGCCGGCGAGCGCCAGCTCGTCGCGCTGCTGCGCGCGCACCTCGCCGACCCCGACCTGCTGGTGCTCGACGAGGCCACCAGCGCCGTCGACCCGGCGCTGGAGATGCGGATCGCGCGCGCCCTGGAGCACCTGATGAGCGGACGCACCAGCGTCACCATCGCCCACCGCCTCTCCACCGCGGAGCAGGCCGACGAGGTGATCGTCTTCGACCGCGGCCGCGTCGTGCAGCGCGGCCACCACACCGTGCTGGTCGGGGAGCGCACCGAGGACGGCGCCCCCTCGGTCTACGCCCGGCTGCACGCGTCGTGGGTCGCGCAGCAGTCGCTGTGA
- the dusB gene encoding tRNA dihydrouridine synthase DusB produces MPPLRLGSLEVATPVVLAPMAGVTNAAFRRLCGEQGAGLYVCEMITSRGLVEGDETTTRMLVFDEAEEVRSVQLYGTDPAYVGKATEILISEHGVAHVDLNFGCPVPKVTRKGGGAALPWKRRLLAEILEAAVTAGERHGVPVTMKTRKGIDEDHLTYRDAGRIAQEAGVAAIALHGRTAVQGYSGTADWDAIGDLVQHVDIPVLGNGDVWEASDALRMVEQTGAAGVVVGRGCLGRPWLFRDLADAFAGRSTTTLPTLGEVAVMMRRHAELLAGQQQSEEWGCKEFRKHVAWYLKGFPVGGDLRRALALVSGLDELDALLAQLDPAAPFPVLELGTPRGRQGSPRKGVALPEGWLEDTDGTLCVVREDAGETTGG; encoded by the coding sequence CTGCCGCCGCTACGGCTCGGCTCCCTCGAGGTGGCGACCCCGGTGGTGCTCGCCCCGATGGCCGGCGTCACCAACGCGGCCTTCCGCCGGCTCTGCGGCGAGCAGGGCGCTGGTCTCTACGTCTGCGAGATGATCACCAGCCGCGGGCTGGTCGAGGGCGACGAGACCACGACCCGGATGCTCGTCTTCGACGAGGCCGAGGAGGTGCGGTCGGTGCAGCTCTACGGCACCGACCCGGCCTACGTCGGCAAGGCGACCGAGATCCTCATCAGCGAGCACGGCGTCGCCCACGTCGACCTCAACTTCGGGTGCCCGGTGCCCAAGGTGACCCGCAAGGGCGGCGGTGCCGCGCTGCCGTGGAAGCGCCGGCTCCTCGCCGAGATCCTCGAGGCCGCCGTGACGGCCGGCGAGCGTCACGGCGTCCCGGTCACGATGAAGACCCGCAAGGGCATCGACGAGGACCACCTGACCTACCGCGACGCCGGCCGGATCGCCCAGGAGGCGGGGGTCGCCGCCATCGCGCTCCACGGCCGCACCGCGGTGCAGGGCTACTCCGGCACCGCCGACTGGGACGCCATCGGCGACCTGGTGCAGCACGTCGACATCCCGGTGCTCGGCAACGGCGACGTCTGGGAGGCCTCCGACGCGCTGCGGATGGTCGAGCAGACCGGGGCCGCCGGCGTCGTGGTCGGCCGCGGCTGCCTGGGACGGCCGTGGCTGTTCCGCGACCTCGCCGACGCGTTCGCGGGCCGCAGCACGACGACGTTGCCGACGCTGGGCGAGGTGGCGGTGATGATGCGTCGCCATGCCGAGCTGCTCGCCGGGCAGCAGCAGAGCGAGGAGTGGGGCTGCAAGGAGTTCCGCAAGCACGTCGCGTGGTACCTCAAGGGCTTCCCCGTCGGCGGTGACCTCCGTCGTGCGTTGGCCCTGGTCAGCGGCCTGGACGAGCTCGACGCGCTGCTCGCGCAGCTCGACCCGGCGGCGCCGTTCCCGGTGCTCGAGCTGGGCACGCCGCGAGGGCGACAGGGGTCCCCGCGCAAGGGTGTGGCGCTGCCCGAGGGCTGGCTCGAAGACACCGACGGCACCTTGTGCGTGGTCCGCGAGGACGCCGGTGAGACCACCGGGGGCTGA